The bacterium genome includes the window GCCGATCTTCAAGAGCGACGGCCGCCGCGACGACCGCGACGCCTGGGGCCTTTCGCTGCGGCACCGTTACGAGTACGGCTGGGACCGCGACCAGAAGATCGACTACTGGCTACGCTTCGCCCTGCCCGAGCTGGTGGACGAGCCGTCGGCGGTCGCTGGCGCCCGCGTGTCGGTCGGGACGATCGGCGGCCGGACGCGAGCCGTGCCCGTGGAGGACGTCGCCGGCAGGTCGCGGCAGTACTTCCAGGACGCCCAGGGCAGGATCGTGCTGAAGACCATCGTGCGCGCGCTGGCCAAGTACGCCGCGAAGGAGCAGGCCGAGGGCCAGGGCCAGGTCGCCGGCCTGCTGGTCAACCTGCTGGGCGCGGCCACCGAGCAGGCCGACACGCGCAACTGGCTGACGCTGCCCCGCGGCATCGCCATGGCCCGCCTCGCGCTGCCTCCCGGCACGCACGACCTGCGCGTGGACCTGGTCGACGCGCAGGACCGCCGGCTGGAGACGCGCGAGATCGCCGGCGTGGCCGTCGTCGAGGGCGGTTGGACCTTCCTGAGCCGCCGGATCTTCTGAACCCTACCGCACCAGGGTGAGCTTGCGCTCGGCGGACGCCCCGTCCGGCCCGCGCAGGCGCGCCAGGTACAGCCCGCTGGGCAGGCCGCGGCCGGCGTCGTCGTCGCCCTGCCAGACGACCTCGTGCGCGCCCGCCGCCGCCGGGCCCGCCAGCAGCGTGCGCACGCGCCTTCCCTGCAGATCGTAGATCGCGAGTTCGACCCGGCCTTCCCGCTGGAGGTCGAAGCGCACCGTCGTGCGCGGGTTAAAGGGGTTCGGCCAGCCGGCCAGCCGCGCGCCCGCCGCCGCGGGTGGACCGTCGTCGACGCCCGTCGTCATGCCGATCGCGAGCGTCGCGTGCACGGGCCGCGGTCCGGCGGGATCGTTCGAGATCAGGGTGATCACGTCGTAGTACAGGCCGGTGGCGAGGCCCGTCGCGTCGAACATCGCCCGCAGCGTGAGGGAGTCGCCGGGCGCGACGACGCCCGTGCGCGGCGAGACGGCCAGCCAGCCCGCTGTCCAGGCGACGTCCTGCAGGAGCAGGGGCAACGGTCCGTCGTTGTGGATCACGAAGGATTCGACCCCCACGCGAGGCAGCGCGGCCAGGGCCGCCGGCAGGTCCAGCAGGCCGGCGCCGGACTGGTTGTCGCGGCCGGCGGTCCCGAGGTCGCGGGCCGAGGCTTCGAGGGCTTCGGCCAGCTGCGCCGGGGTGGCGCCGGGGGAGGCCTGCAGGCAGATCGCCGCGGCGCCTGCCACCAGCGGCGTTGCCATGCTGGTGCCCGAGTAGGCGGCATAGCTTCCCGTGCCGATCGTCGACGTGATGCCGTCGCCGGGCGCCGCGAGGTCGGGCTTGGTCAGGCCGGGCGGGTAGGGGTAGTCGCCGTAACCGGCGGCCGTCAGGTTCCAGACCGTGGGCCCGACGCTGGAGTAGGCCCAGACCGCGTCGGCCGACGTCGTCGCGCCGACGGTGATCACCGCGGAGTGCCCGCCCGCGCCGTACCAGGGATCGGGGCAGTCGCCTGGCGAGCTGATGTCCTGCGGCACCGCGTAGTGGCCGCCGTAGTTGTCGCCGTTGCCGGCGGCGCAGAACCAGGGGATGCCCATCGCCAGCAGGATCTCGGCGTTGGCCCGGTTGCCTTCCTTCAAGTCGGCGGGCGGGTCGCCCCAGCCGGCGCTCATCGTGAACAGGTCCACCGGCCCGTGGTCGAGGCCGAACTGCATCGCCTCGATGAGGTCGGCGTAGGAGCCGGGCACCGCGCGCAGCGCCATCAGCGTGGCGCCGGGCGCGGCGCCGGTGCGCGTGCCCAGCGCGCCGTCGCCCACGACCAGGCCGGCGGTGTGCGTGCCGTGGTTGATGGTCGGGTCGCCCTCGACCGGATCGTCGTCGTCGTCCACCGAGTCCCAGCCGTGGTGCGGCCACGCTGCGCCGCCGTCCCACATGTGGCCCGCCAGGTCGGGGTGGGTGTAGCCGACGCCGGTGTCGACGTGGCCGACGAGCACGCCCGCGCCGTCGTAGCCCGCCGCCCAGGCCGCGTCGGCGCCGATGCGGGGCAGGTGCCAGGCGAGCGCCTGTGGGACCGCGGACGGGAGATCGCCGACCGACGAGGTTGCGGCGGCCGGCCCGCCGAAGGCTTCGCTCGGCCGGTCGTCCAGCCAGACGCGCCCGACCGCCGGGTGCGCCGCCAGCCGCCGGGCCGCTTCCGGCGTCGCCCGCAGGGACAGGGCGCCCGCGAGCCACAGTTCGACCGGTTCGCCGGCGAGGCCTTCGCCGCGCAGGTCCTTCAGCAGGGATTCCAGTTCGGCGCGCGAACGCGCCAGGTTCGTCCGCAGGGCCGCGGCGACCGTGTCGCGGCGCTGCGACTTGCCGGCGCCGCCGAGGTCTTCGCCGAGGGCGGCGTCGAGGCCGGCGCTCAGGGCGGCGGCGTCGACCCGCCGCGCGGGGACGACCACGAGCAGGACCGTGCCGTCCGGCGCGGCGGATGCCGCCGTC containing:
- a CDS encoding S8 family serine peptidase, with protein sequence MDLTADATGGAVVRRSAKGESILPADFPLDGLRDLAPGRSLKLAAPDPRGGDKDAPWSTDRLLANPTSMDDGYVSLAVSPVTGWLYAVFEAKDLGGVDRDLHIARSQDGGLTWTGWDLPSFSQDETMPEIAIDGAGFLHVVWLRLDGYILRVRSSAGDNPAAWSAVRGLFTDSTNATPSLAVSGAGDFATLFIAAAYQEINWDLYQWEWTLIWMYSTNAGTTVSYDALAPDGYPDLWPDCALDDGLVHLVNAEVDPGSGLPRILVSSDAVSGGFNDITDLSSWTANGCGFPQVACQGGDVFVVYQHDYDDGLGNLDGDVIYSFSWDAGATFYGPYEIVADEYESVGPTVYARDGIVGALWLDAPPGGDEFDVAARQAGGRGHPDNWGDIETVSDQNHAEPQFHYLSGAAGAGRLHAAWIDRRDYPTQGLNVYAADRAVRPNLAEFTPTGWGGSLVGGLVPGERTVGWFAADRPAYVSFAVTNAGLADATADVLVRLRVDGAVAAAWQIQGGLPAATYAAVEDHELTLGAGPHEISVVLDPLNAVPEDDETDNTVLRTWTWLEGDPSLRVEPDHIRHDVAESRAAATRALVASPPTRLDIHLPVLDERLATAASAAPDGTVLLVVVPARRVDAAALSAGLDAALGEDLGGAGKSQRRDTVAAALRTNLARSRAELESLLKDLRGEGLAGEPVELWLAGALSLRATPEAARRLAAHPAVGRVWLDDRPSEAFGGPAAATSSVGDLPSAVPQALAWHLPRIGADAAWAAGYDGAGVLVGHVDTGVGYTHPDLAGHMWDGGAAWPHHGWDSVDDDDDPVEGDPTINHGTHTAGLVVGDGALGTRTGAAPGATLMALRAVPGSYADLIEAMQFGLDHGPVDLFTMSAGWGDPPADLKEGNRANAEILLAMGIPWFCAAGNGDNYGGHYAVPQDISSPGDCPDPWYGAGGHSAVITVGATTSADAVWAYSSVGPTVWNLTAAGYGDYPYPPGLTKPDLAAPGDGITSTIGTGSYAAYSGTSMATPLVAGAAAICLQASPGATPAQLAEALEASARDLGTAGRDNQSGAGLLDLPAALAALPRVGVESFVIHNDGPLPLLLQDVAWTAGWLAVSPRTGVVAPGDSLTLRAMFDATGLATGLYYDVITLISNDPAGPRPVHATLAIGMTTGVDDGPPAAAGARLAGWPNPFNPRTTVRFDLQREGRVELAIYDLQGRRVRTLLAGPAAAGAHEVVWQGDDDAGRGLPSGLYLARLRGPDGASAERKLTLVR